In Saccharicrinis fermentans DSM 9555 = JCM 21142, a genomic segment contains:
- a CDS encoding glycoside hydrolase family 30 beta sandwich domain-containing protein yields the protein MYKSEILIITMFLFLSWGMNAQSIKEEQLQGTVDIHTDQYKQTVWGIGFEIQSDAIGSGNTGLPEERHAVPHDLTPSERERFAKEMLDGFRYCRLAGGLYWRGLDAEKKYLMPRWPEQLEELRQMMEWAGVEGVSLEYWSPPPYWKANLKYVGKGSKDRTNTLRCFGPDFVNDPVYKGDTAKFLKEYGQACVKDIETLKEAGIKTVQWGISNEPFTNNAQYSSCKFFSAEDYIRAYVASASAVRNLDSTILLMSDTEPGYPRKIAKGMHRREVAELVDAYVVHTIGWDSERVKNVHEKISKTLPKRPWFQNEYEYLKGSASPERCLNTAQHIMNSFQLGQNPTWYWIHALKPFKNSEASGYSLGFWKSQLPGHEPKNIGKYERWVKGDIITKMPEMFKKMEYLNGIRPSDKEPGVYYSFILNQPATAYMLVDQVGGYEPIGWTKTELKVVRSQGTDIVYTKKLKKGNNSVAKHDGKNGDTYGAPHALFLDGEDMQTFEVEVGVNSPMKIRSKAMKLELEADKMKPGSWIYNDFNWNAVGSFVKRMPWDCRVIDLTENNYHKDARVFAYEKPNGKRVVVVSNRTGADYTFYLNTGIDRAKWIGYRYTPWERGENTMGVKVGNKKGKSFSVTLPDLSWEFWEER from the coding sequence TTACTATGTTTTTGTTCTTGAGTTGGGGAATGAATGCCCAATCAATAAAAGAAGAACAATTACAGGGTACTGTAGACATACATACAGATCAATATAAGCAAACAGTTTGGGGAATAGGCTTCGAGATTCAAAGTGATGCCATTGGTTCCGGAAATACTGGATTGCCAGAAGAAAGACACGCAGTGCCACACGATTTAACGCCAAGCGAGCGTGAACGTTTTGCAAAAGAAATGTTGGACGGTTTTCGATATTGTCGTTTAGCTGGTGGACTGTATTGGAGAGGACTGGATGCCGAAAAAAAATATTTAATGCCACGTTGGCCTGAGCAATTGGAAGAGCTGCGTCAGATGATGGAATGGGCTGGTGTTGAAGGTGTATCATTGGAGTATTGGTCGCCACCACCATATTGGAAAGCTAATTTGAAGTATGTAGGTAAGGGAAGTAAAGATAGGACTAACACCCTACGTTGTTTTGGACCGGACTTTGTAAATGATCCTGTATATAAGGGTGACACGGCTAAGTTTTTAAAAGAATATGGACAGGCGTGTGTAAAAGATATTGAGACGTTAAAAGAAGCAGGTATAAAAACAGTACAGTGGGGTATTAGCAATGAACCCTTTACTAATAATGCACAATATTCCTCGTGTAAGTTTTTTTCTGCCGAGGATTATATTAGAGCTTATGTTGCTTCAGCGAGTGCTGTTAGAAATTTAGATTCTACAATCTTGTTAATGAGTGATACAGAACCAGGTTATCCAAGAAAAATTGCTAAAGGAATGCACAGGCGTGAAGTGGCTGAGTTAGTAGATGCTTATGTGGTACATACCATTGGATGGGACTCAGAACGCGTTAAAAATGTTCATGAAAAAATCAGTAAAACATTGCCTAAGCGTCCTTGGTTTCAAAATGAATATGAGTATTTAAAAGGCAGTGCAAGTCCTGAACGCTGTTTAAATACTGCTCAACATATCATGAATTCATTTCAGTTGGGGCAAAATCCTACATGGTATTGGATTCATGCTCTAAAGCCTTTTAAGAATTCTGAAGCAAGTGGATATTCATTAGGTTTTTGGAAATCTCAATTGCCGGGTCATGAGCCAAAAAATATTGGAAAATATGAACGATGGGTTAAAGGTGATATTATAACTAAAATGCCTGAAATGTTCAAAAAAATGGAGTATCTGAATGGTATTCGTCCTTCAGATAAAGAACCTGGTGTGTATTATAGTTTTATTTTGAATCAACCTGCCACAGCTTATATGTTGGTTGATCAGGTAGGTGGGTATGAGCCAATAGGATGGACCAAGACAGAACTAAAGGTAGTTCGTTCGCAAGGAACTGATATTGTATATACCAAAAAGCTTAAGAAAGGAAATAATTCTGTTGCTAAACATGATGGAAAGAATGGAGATACTTATGGAGCTCCTCATGCTTTGTTCTTAGATGGTGAAGATATGCAAACCTTTGAAGTAGAGGTGGGAGTAAATAGTCCAATGAAGATTCGTTCAAAGGCTATGAAGTTAGAATTGGAGGCCGATAAAATGAAGCCAGGGAGTTGGATATATAATGATTTCAACTGGAATGCTGTAGGGAGTTTCGTAAAACGTATGCCATGGGATTGCAGAGTAATAGATTTAACTGAAAATAACTATCATAAAGATGCACGTGTTTTTGCATATGAAAAACCGAACGGAAAGCGAGTTGTCGTTGTATCTAATCGCACTGGAGCTGATTATACTTTTTATTTAAATACGGGTATTGATAGAGCAAAATGGATTGGTTATCGTTATACTCCTTGGGAAAGAGGAGAAAATACCATGGGTGTAAAAGTTGGGAATAAAAAAGGGAAAAGCTTTTCTGTAACATTGCCTGATTTGTCATGGGAATTTTGGGAAGAGCGTTAG
- a CDS encoding LacI family DNA-binding transcriptional regulator: MKHITIKDIAKELNVSVATISRAFNDKYDIRKDTKEMILKKAREMGYTPNSIAKRLIQKRSYTIGVMIPEFTNMFFPKVIVGIQDTLIKAGYQALIMISNEDQKAEIDILNKLKENMVDGLIISMCKNTANIEHFQELVQQEMPMVFFNRVSDKIPAPQVILDDYKCAFFATEHLILQGYKKIHHLYADQEISFVDKRIKGYKDALKKYKLPFDDSYLFDGHFTVEGGKKIAQKMLECNNIPDAVFSCNDFMAIGAMKEFKNKGYKIPEEIGFFGFSDSKSAELIEPALSTIKQEYFDMGKKSADLLLKQIEEGDVKTYSDKVISMRGKLVLRPSSMRKPG; encoded by the coding sequence ATGAAACACATAACTATTAAAGATATAGCAAAAGAATTAAATGTTTCGGTGGCAACAATTTCCAGAGCATTCAATGACAAATACGATATAAGGAAGGATACTAAGGAAATGATCCTAAAAAAAGCCAGAGAGATGGGATATACTCCAAACTCCATTGCGAAAAGATTAATCCAAAAACGATCCTATACAATCGGTGTTATGATACCTGAATTTACAAATATGTTCTTCCCGAAAGTTATTGTAGGCATACAAGACACCCTAATTAAAGCAGGCTATCAGGCCTTAATTATGATATCCAATGAGGATCAAAAAGCAGAAATAGATATACTCAATAAGTTGAAAGAAAACATGGTTGATGGACTTATCATTTCTATGTGTAAAAACACAGCCAACATTGAACACTTTCAAGAACTTGTACAACAAGAGATGCCTATGGTTTTTTTTAATAGAGTTAGCGATAAAATACCTGCTCCCCAAGTTATCTTAGACGATTACAAATGTGCTTTCTTCGCAACAGAACACCTTATATTACAAGGATATAAAAAAATACATCATCTTTATGCAGACCAAGAAATTTCTTTTGTAGACAAACGAATCAAAGGGTATAAAGATGCCTTAAAAAAATACAAGTTACCTTTTGATGACTCTTATTTGTTTGATGGTCATTTCACTGTGGAAGGAGGAAAAAAAATTGCACAAAAGATGCTTGAGTGTAATAATATTCCCGATGCCGTTTTTTCATGCAATGACTTTATGGCTATTGGAGCTATGAAAGAATTTAAGAATAAAGGATACAAGATTCCTGAAGAAATAGGTTTTTTTGGTTTTTCAGATTCTAAATCCGCAGAGTTAATTGAACCAGCATTATCAACAATCAAACAAGAATATTTCGATATGGGCAAGAAATCGGCCGATTTGCTTTTAAAACAAATTGAAGAAGGAGATGTCAAAACTTATTCTGACAAAGTTATTTCAATGAGAGGAAAACTTGTATTACGTCCATCATCTATGAGAAAGCCGGGTTAA
- a CDS encoding sensor histidine kinase: protein MNKTTLIILALTPFALLGYSKKNNVTFKKILIIHSLEEVRPWNNVFNNQFKESLKHITTFDIELASEYTDLILYKSEEYKNILENSLRYKYQNDLPDVIVLCKINAVQFIIERNLFPDIPKVLIDVSNKTAKDLPNAIVINHEYYFKPMIEHALSLFPKTKKIYVITAHNELSNHTLKLFNRDINHLKDSISFNYLANLSKNTLLDSVKNLPENSLVYHLSFTQDLDGKSVMAKEFSMDLATNCNRPVFCFSDILAAKTGILGGLVVSTNSKAIKAVKVIKQIFNGQNIEHIPNQKADYIYNYDWKELKRWNISHKRLPSSSVFYHRKFTFFELHKAKIYWLLAILISYTALLVLLLYTNNKKKLSQRNLKLENEKYERLNSEYRAQNKQLKIEKERAEESDRLKLAFLLNMSHEIRTPINSMVGFSELLKDDTLNQEQRNNYIKIIINGSFQLLRIIDDILEMSRLETNQVKTHSSYFCLNTFMSELHTQFSIKAKQKGLSFTIKTTLPENKAHIKSDKSILNRILINLLTNALKFTSQGFIKLGYEINEKKLILYVKDSGVGISKDNIKHIFDRFVQEEKILSRKNGGLGLGLSISKENANLLGGDLTVESKKNHGSTFILSIPYIPVNHTWKN from the coding sequence ATGAATAAAACAACACTAATTATATTAGCATTGACACCATTCGCACTATTAGGGTATTCAAAAAAAAATAATGTAACGTTCAAAAAAATTTTAATCATCCATTCATTAGAAGAAGTTCGCCCCTGGAACAATGTTTTTAACAATCAATTTAAGGAATCTCTTAAACACATTACTACCTTTGACATTGAATTAGCCTCGGAATACACCGATTTAATACTCTACAAATCAGAAGAATACAAAAATATCTTAGAGAATTCACTTCGTTATAAATACCAAAATGACTTACCCGATGTTATCGTACTCTGTAAAATCAACGCAGTTCAATTTATCATTGAAAGAAACCTCTTTCCTGATATTCCTAAAGTATTAATTGATGTTTCTAATAAAACAGCGAAAGACTTACCTAATGCCATTGTAATTAATCATGAATATTATTTTAAACCAATGATTGAGCATGCTTTGAGTCTTTTTCCTAAAACAAAAAAAATATATGTCATCACAGCCCATAATGAATTATCTAATCACACACTGAAACTATTTAACCGTGACATAAACCATTTAAAAGATTCCATTTCTTTCAACTACTTAGCGAATTTAAGCAAAAATACATTATTAGATTCAGTAAAAAACTTACCTGAAAATTCCTTGGTTTATCACCTATCATTCACACAGGATTTAGATGGCAAATCGGTAATGGCCAAGGAATTCAGCATGGATTTGGCTACAAACTGCAATCGCCCTGTCTTTTGTTTTTCTGATATCTTAGCAGCCAAGACTGGTATTTTGGGTGGATTAGTGGTTTCTACAAATTCAAAAGCAATTAAAGCAGTAAAAGTTATTAAGCAGATTTTTAATGGACAAAATATAGAACATATACCAAATCAAAAAGCAGACTATATATACAATTATGATTGGAAAGAATTAAAGAGATGGAATATTTCTCACAAACGACTACCTTCTTCAAGTGTCTTTTACCATCGTAAGTTTACTTTTTTTGAATTACATAAAGCAAAAATATATTGGTTATTGGCTATCCTAATATCTTATACCGCTTTATTGGTTTTGCTATTATACACAAACAACAAAAAAAAATTAAGTCAGCGGAATTTAAAATTGGAAAATGAAAAATATGAACGATTAAATTCTGAATATAGAGCCCAAAACAAACAGCTTAAAATTGAAAAAGAGAGAGCCGAAGAAAGCGATCGGTTAAAGTTGGCATTTTTATTAAATATGAGTCATGAAATAAGGACACCAATAAATAGCATGGTGGGTTTTTCTGAGTTACTAAAGGACGATACGCTAAATCAAGAGCAAAGGAATAACTACATTAAAATCATTATCAATGGAAGCTTTCAACTTTTGCGAATTATCGATGATATTTTAGAAATGTCGAGATTAGAAACTAATCAGGTAAAAACCCACTCTTCCTATTTTTGTTTAAACACTTTTATGAGCGAACTACACACGCAATTTTCAATTAAGGCAAAACAAAAAGGCCTTTCATTTACCATTAAAACCACGTTGCCTGAAAATAAAGCCCATATCAAAAGTGATAAATCTATCTTAAACAGGATACTTATTAACTTATTAACAAATGCACTTAAATTTACCTCTCAGGGTTTTATAAAATTAGGTTATGAAATAAATGAAAAAAAGCTTATTTTATACGTAAAAGATTCAGGGGTTGGTATATCAAAAGATAACATTAAACACATATTCGATCGTTTTGTGCAAGAAGAAAAAATATTATCACGGAAAAATGGAGGCTTGGGGCTTGGATTATCCATATCAAAAGAAAATGCCAACCTTTTGGGTGGTGATTTGACAGTTGAATCGAAAAAAAATCACGGATCTACCTTCATACTCTCCATACCATACATACCCGTTAATCACACCTGGAAGAATTAA
- a CDS encoding helix-turn-helix domain-containing protein: protein MKDHIHREITPLKENDCFLIFDRVRKGFDFPLHFHPEFEINYIANAKRAKRIVGDHIGEIQDKELVMAGPNLYHGWENGHYNPEDDIHEITIQFPRELFDEALSNRNLLKPIKELFINANRGILFSQETIKLIEPKLFELSKKRGFDSFLEFQSLLYDLAISRDQQLLTNVAFQRQSDFHNSERIETVYNYIKENYAQKLKVEDAAQLINMSVVSFSRLIKQRTGKSFVDFVNEIRLGIATRSLIETNKSISEICFECGFNNISNFNRIFRKKQDCTPSEFRTNFTGTRNVL from the coding sequence ATGAAAGATCATATACATAGAGAAATTACTCCCCTAAAAGAAAATGATTGTTTTTTAATATTTGACAGAGTAAGAAAAGGCTTCGATTTTCCTTTGCATTTTCACCCTGAGTTTGAAATCAACTATATTGCTAATGCAAAGCGAGCCAAACGAATAGTTGGTGATCATATTGGCGAAATTCAAGATAAAGAATTGGTAATGGCCGGTCCTAACCTTTATCACGGTTGGGAAAATGGGCATTATAATCCCGAAGATGATATTCACGAGATCACTATTCAGTTTCCACGTGAGCTTTTTGACGAGGCTTTATCCAACCGAAACCTATTAAAACCTATCAAAGAACTTTTTATCAACGCCAATAGGGGAATTCTTTTCTCCCAAGAAACCATTAAACTAATAGAGCCAAAATTGTTTGAGTTAAGTAAAAAAAGAGGTTTTGATAGCTTTCTTGAATTCCAGTCCTTACTATACGATTTAGCCATTTCTCGTGACCAGCAATTATTAACCAACGTAGCCTTTCAGCGCCAAAGCGATTTCCATAATAGCGAAAGAATTGAAACAGTATATAATTACATCAAGGAGAATTATGCTCAAAAACTTAAAGTTGAAGATGCAGCCCAGCTAATTAACATGTCTGTAGTCTCTTTCAGTCGTTTGATCAAACAACGCACCGGCAAGTCCTTCGTTGATTTTGTAAACGAAATTAGGCTGGGCATTGCAACTAGGTCTTTAATCGAAACCAACAAAAGCATTTCTGAAATTTGCTTTGAATGTGGCTTCAATAATATTTCAAATTTTAACCGCATATTCCGCAAAAAACAAGATTGTACTCCCAGTGAATTTAGAACTAATTTCACCGGAACAAGAAATGTATTGTAA
- a CDS encoding SusC/RagA family TonB-linked outer membrane protein, which produces MKRNLRLFLTLLIMSTCWVAFAQERSISGEVVDSNGESMPGVSIVVKGTTNGTITNVDGKYVVSNVSEDATLVFSFIGFDAQEIPVKGKSNINVTLAASVQDIDEVVVVGYGSLRKSDLTGAVAKVGGEELKGPSTPDAVQALQGKVAGVNITPSSGEPGAGMNISIRGTGSWSNSSPLYVVDGFPMSDLSSVDPANIESIEILKDASATAIYGSRGANGVVLVSTKQGKEGKMQFEVSAYGGAQWTSNTIDMVTASEFATLRLEAYANDGASVPSDEQRILNEVIANNSKGTDWQDEMFRIAPIQNYSISARGGSEKSTYNLGVTYFNQEGLIKNSGMKKLYTYINNKYNFTEKVSLDANISYSTYKKNNHNNDSFSGALPVGIRMDPLTPAWDDFTNNYGSRFMGGVVVTNPMRAIDASKDQTKGDHRLVSNFTLNIDDIFVEGLSFRTMGAAQLTFFNSKNYYEEYYIAVDQRNDLSSLYEQRGSNTALTWNGFFNYVKRTGNHSINATLGSEVQVFKTSNISGTRYDIPGVQDLMYFDQSKDPVNFQLNGEGEENRILSYFARANYSFKDKYLFTATIRADGSSKFHEDQRWGYFPSFSAGWNIKEEPFMQDIDVLTRLKFRGGWGQVGNANAVGAWNYLSLMSLGYTYVFGESAAEGAKAAVLSNKDLKWEVSEQMNLGLDIGLFDQRLGVTLDWFDRRTNDMQISKPIPYYVGAGRPVVNAASMKNAGFEFTVGWNDKKGDFKYDISLNGSIVNQEITDMAGGEAISGGRMNGWAGNAEFTTRTEKGYEIGYFYGIKTDGIFTSQQELDAYTKDGNPIQPNAEIGDVKFVDDNDDGKIDGEDRAYLGSAAPDFSGGLNLGLEYKGIDFRASLVGVFGNEIVNGINYWINTSGVLSNYRTDRLDRWSADNPTGTEPRMTAADANQNSRFSDRYVEDGSYVRLRNVQLGYSLPKSIIAPLKLSKVRIYMSCDNLLTFTSYSGWTPELGNLDGANLAPGVDYATYPTPVILTGGINVNF; this is translated from the coding sequence ATGAAAAGGAATCTGCGATTATTCTTGACGCTGCTAATAATGTCTACCTGCTGGGTAGCATTTGCACAGGAAAGATCCATAAGCGGAGAGGTAGTTGATTCGAATGGAGAATCGATGCCAGGAGTTTCTATTGTAGTAAAAGGAACTACCAATGGAACTATTACCAATGTTGATGGTAAGTATGTTGTGAGTAATGTGTCGGAAGATGCTACTTTGGTTTTTTCATTTATTGGCTTTGATGCACAGGAAATACCTGTAAAAGGGAAAAGCAATATTAATGTAACATTGGCAGCTTCTGTACAGGATATTGACGAAGTTGTGGTGGTGGGTTATGGTTCGTTACGTAAAAGTGATTTAACTGGAGCTGTAGCAAAAGTGGGAGGAGAAGAGCTTAAAGGACCATCTACACCCGATGCGGTTCAGGCTTTGCAAGGAAAAGTTGCAGGTGTAAATATTACACCTAGCTCAGGAGAGCCGGGAGCTGGTATGAATATTAGTATCCGTGGTACTGGTTCATGGAGTAATTCTTCACCTTTATATGTGGTAGATGGATTTCCGATGAGCGATTTAAGCTCTGTAGATCCTGCTAATATTGAAAGTATCGAAATTTTAAAAGATGCATCGGCAACCGCCATTTATGGTTCGCGTGGTGCCAATGGAGTTGTGCTTGTATCTACCAAACAAGGTAAAGAAGGTAAAATGCAATTTGAGGTTTCTGCATATGGTGGAGCACAATGGACTTCTAACACCATTGATATGGTAACGGCTTCTGAATTTGCTACTTTACGTTTAGAGGCTTATGCCAACGATGGTGCTTCGGTTCCTTCGGATGAACAGCGTATATTAAATGAGGTAATTGCCAACAATAGCAAAGGAACTGATTGGCAAGATGAAATGTTTAGAATAGCACCTATTCAAAACTACTCTATTTCGGCCCGTGGAGGTAGTGAAAAAAGCACATATAATCTAGGTGTTACTTATTTTAACCAGGAAGGTTTAATTAAGAATAGTGGAATGAAGAAGTTATATACTTACATCAATAATAAGTATAATTTCACTGAAAAAGTAAGTTTGGATGCCAATATTTCATATTCTACTTACAAAAAGAATAATCATAATAACGATAGTTTCAGCGGTGCTTTACCAGTAGGAATTCGGATGGATCCTTTAACGCCTGCGTGGGATGATTTTACAAATAATTATGGTTCGCGTTTCATGGGAGGAGTTGTTGTAACGAACCCTATGCGTGCAATTGATGCTTCTAAAGATCAAACAAAGGGCGATCATCGTTTGGTGTCTAACTTTACCTTGAATATTGATGATATTTTTGTTGAAGGATTAAGTTTTAGAACAATGGGAGCAGCACAGCTAACATTCTTTAATTCTAAAAACTATTACGAAGAGTATTATATTGCAGTGGATCAGCGAAACGATCTAAGCTCGTTGTATGAGCAACGTGGTAGCAATACCGCATTAACCTGGAATGGATTTTTTAATTATGTAAAAAGAACGGGTAATCATAGTATCAATGCTACATTGGGTTCTGAGGTGCAAGTCTTTAAGACCAGTAATATTTCGGGTACAAGATATGATATTCCAGGTGTCCAGGACTTAATGTACTTCGACCAATCTAAAGATCCGGTTAATTTTCAGTTAAATGGTGAAGGCGAAGAAAATAGAATATTATCTTATTTTGCACGTGCCAACTACTCTTTTAAAGATAAATATTTATTTACAGCAACTATTCGTGCTGATGGTTCTTCTAAATTTCACGAAGATCAACGTTGGGGATATTTCCCTTCATTTTCTGCAGGTTGGAATATAAAAGAAGAACCCTTTATGCAAGATATTGATGTTCTTACGCGCTTGAAGTTTCGAGGAGGTTGGGGACAAGTGGGTAATGCCAATGCGGTAGGAGCCTGGAATTACTTGTCGCTAATGAGCTTGGGATATACTTATGTGTTTGGAGAATCGGCTGCCGAAGGTGCCAAAGCAGCTGTATTAAGTAATAAGGACTTAAAGTGGGAAGTGTCTGAACAAATGAACCTAGGTTTAGATATCGGTTTATTTGACCAGCGCTTAGGTGTAACTTTAGATTGGTTTGACAGACGTACCAATGATATGCAAATCAGTAAGCCTATTCCTTATTATGTAGGAGCCGGACGACCTGTAGTGAATGCTGCTTCTATGAAAAACGCCGGTTTTGAATTTACGGTGGGCTGGAACGATAAAAAAGGTGACTTTAAATATGATATTAGCTTAAATGGCTCCATAGTAAATCAGGAAATTACTGATATGGCTGGTGGAGAAGCTATATCTGGTGGTCGTATGAATGGATGGGCCGGAAACGCAGAGTTCACTACTCGTACCGAAAAAGGTTACGAAATTGGATATTTCTATGGCATTAAAACAGATGGAATCTTTACTTCGCAACAAGAACTAGATGCGTATACGAAAGATGGAAATCCAATTCAACCGAATGCTGAAATTGGAGATGTGAAGTTTGTAGATGATAATGATGACGGTAAGATAGATGGTGAGGATCGTGCTTATTTAGGAAGTGCTGCACCTGATTTTTCTGGAGGTTTAAATCTTGGTTTAGAATATAAAGGAATTGATTTTCGTGCTTCTTTAGTCGGTGTATTTGGTAACGAAATTGTGAATGGTATCAACTATTGGATTAATACTTCAGGTGTACTTTCTAATTATCGTACAGATAGATTAGACCGCTGGTCTGCTGATAACCCTACTGGTACGGAGCCAAGAATGACAGCGGCAGATGCCAACCAAAATAGTCGCTTCTCAGATCGTTATGTAGAGGATGGTTCTTATGTTCGTTTACGTAATGTTCAGTTAGGTTATTCACTACCAAAGTCTATTATTGCTCCATTAAAACTTTCAAAAGTTCGTATTTATATGTCATGTGATAACTTGTTAACCTTCACAAGTTACTCTGGTTGGACACCTGAACTCGGAAACTTAGATGGTGCTAATCTCGCTCCGGGAGTCGATTATGCAACCTATCCAACACCTGTGATTTTAACAGGTGGTATCAATGTTAATTTCTAA
- a CDS encoding RagB/SusD family nutrient uptake outer membrane protein: MKKLLYISAILTTFMVTACSDFLEVDPIARETEENFFETPDNAILAINGIYDVIGQSEGSGHDGQWLTHNYEFFFGDLLADDAEKGSKEADLQTVQDMVEWRPGTSNSVLESVWIKCFDGIYRANIALKWLPQSSLDADLKSRLEGEAYFLKGYFYFYLVRVFGGVPLFDEPVESGEFGTIPRASYHETFEYAALHFEKAIERLPNKSDYASSDMGRATLGAAQGYLARLRMYQISMDAEATVTYQDVKELTSAIIGSGQYSLMTNYAQLFEFIGENGSESIFELQMVEGSTANAPAKTGTNLSQFTGNRGDWGWGFQNPTQDLVDAFESQDPRLSCSIYGPAYNGGVVQGAAYDYKMEEMMTPYLNRKTALADAEKPSITKSSAYNIRKMRYAEILLLHAEVEIELGNYIAAEDIIESIRARARTSTMARGFAEGQLSYPSTGWGGNLPYLGLPTERDAAIDLLLKEKRVEMANEGLRFWDLVRHGKYLDMLDHKQATFKNNDGSLRYESVNLRANCLEKCIDGKNGVKVPLMPIPESEVNDWDLTQNKGY; encoded by the coding sequence ATGAAAAAGTTATTATATATAAGTGCAATACTCACTACCTTCATGGTTACGGCTTGTTCCGATTTTTTGGAAGTAGACCCAATTGCACGCGAAACAGAAGAAAATTTCTTTGAAACACCCGATAACGCCATACTTGCCATCAACGGTATTTACGATGTTATTGGGCAATCGGAAGGTTCAGGTCATGATGGACAATGGTTAACGCATAATTATGAGTTCTTCTTTGGTGATTTATTGGCTGATGATGCAGAAAAAGGATCTAAAGAGGCTGATTTACAAACTGTTCAAGATATGGTTGAGTGGAGGCCTGGAACTTCTAATAGTGTATTAGAATCTGTTTGGATAAAATGTTTTGATGGAATATACAGAGCTAATATAGCTTTAAAATGGTTGCCACAAAGTTCTTTGGATGCGGATTTAAAGTCGCGTTTAGAGGGTGAGGCTTATTTTCTTAAGGGATATTTTTATTTTTATTTGGTTCGTGTATTTGGTGGTGTGCCATTATTCGATGAGCCTGTAGAATCAGGTGAGTTCGGTACTATTCCACGTGCATCATATCATGAGACTTTTGAATATGCGGCTTTGCATTTTGAAAAAGCAATAGAACGCTTACCGAATAAATCGGATTATGCCAGTAGCGATATGGGACGTGCCACACTAGGTGCTGCACAGGGATATTTAGCTCGTCTTCGTATGTATCAAATTAGTATGGATGCTGAGGCAACGGTAACATATCAAGATGTCAAAGAATTGACTTCTGCTATTATCGGCTCAGGGCAATATTCCCTAATGACTAATTATGCACAGTTGTTTGAGTTTATTGGAGAAAATGGCAGTGAGTCTATTTTTGAATTACAGATGGTTGAAGGGAGTACAGCCAATGCTCCAGCAAAAACAGGAACTAACCTAAGTCAGTTTACGGGTAACCGTGGTGATTGGGGATGGGGATTCCAGAATCCAACCCAGGATTTAGTGGATGCATTCGAAAGCCAAGACCCTCGTTTAAGTTGTTCAATTTATGGTCCTGCATACAATGGAGGGGTCGTTCAGGGAGCTGCTTATGATTATAAGATGGAGGAAATGATGACGCCGTACTTAAATAGAAAAACAGCTTTGGCTGATGCTGAAAAACCTTCTATTACCAAAAGTAGTGCTTATAATATCCGTAAGATGCGTTATGCCGAGATTCTTCTATTACATGCCGAGGTTGAAATTGAATTAGGTAATTATATAGCAGCTGAAGATATTATTGAGTCTATTAGAGCTCGTGCCCGTACAAGTACTATGGCGCGTGGTTTTGCCGAAGGGCAGTTAAGCTACCCTTCAACAGGTTGGGGAGGGAACCTTCCTTATTTAGGCTTGCCTACAGAAAGAGATGCTGCCATAGATTTATTGCTGAAAGAGAAACGTGTTGAAATGGCCAATGAGGGTCTGCGTTTTTGGGATTTAGTGCGTCACGGTAAGTATTTAGATATGTTAGACCATAAGCAAGCTACCTTTAAAAATAACGATGGCAGTCTTCGTTATGAAAGTGTAAACTTAAGAGCGAATTGTTTAGAGAAATGTATTGATGGTAAAAATGGGGTAAAAGTACCATTGATGCCAATTCCGGAATCAGAAGTAAATGATTGGGACTTAACTCAAAATAAA